The Salvia splendens isolate huo1 chromosome 21, SspV2, whole genome shotgun sequence genome includes a window with the following:
- the LOC121784352 gene encoding protein FAR1-RELATED SEQUENCE 5-like, producing MEMFDEAQDALIPDCRPDMKPYIGQVFETLDEGISFYEAYANECRFDTRRFGHKYSNDIKTWQTIYSTDPGSPCYVVSNFVDLHNHEMVDKKHVRYMKSNRNLGDIHYKFMQDCSKANIGPTRTFNLLKEFLGGYDAVGCTVTDIRNCKRDILQEMKGADVQMILNQMEVKKNTCDGFHYKFQQGTDGKLKSLFWCDAVSRKNYTMFGDIVSFDTTYSTNKYCMVFGPFTGKDNHGCPVTFGTGFVSNEGADSFSWLLSEFVDCMGFAPKLIITDQDWGMKLAIERVLTSTRHRWCMWHIMMKLSEKVPKRILPNEELKKDLDSCIWSELLEPEEFEETWLNIVDQYGLQNEAWFTTVSQ from the exons ATGGAGATGTTTGACGAAGCTCAAG ATGCACTTATCCCAGATTGCAGACCCGACATGAAGCCTTACATTGGCCAGGTGTTTGAAACTTTGGACGAAGGAATTTCATTTTATGAAGCATACGCCAACGAATGCCGTTTTGATACTCGTAGATTCGGACACAAATACTCGAACGACATCAAAACCTGGCAGACTATT TATTCGACCGATCCTGGCAGTCCTTGCTATGTTGTCAGCAACTTTGTAGACCTACATAATCACGAGATGGTTGATAAAAAGCACGTCCGATACATGAAATCCAACCGCAACCTTGGGGATATCCATTATAAATTCATGCAGGACTGCTCAAAGGCCAACATTGGACCTACAAGGACTTTCAATTTATTGAAGGAGTTCTTGGGTGGGTACGATGCGGTGGGTTGCACCGTTACTGACATACGGAATTGCAAGCGCGACATATTGCAAGAGATGAAAGGCGCTGACGTCCAAATGATTTTAAATCAAATGGAGGTGAAGAAGAACACGTGTGATGGTTTCCATTACAAATTCCAACAAGGTACTGATGGAAAGTTAAAAAGCCTTTTTTGGTGTGACGCTGTGTCGAGAAAGAACTACACAATGTTCGGTGACATTGTGTCATTTGACACTACCTACTCAACAAACAA GTATTGCATGGTGTTTGGGCCATTCACTGGAAAAGACAACCACGGATGCCCTGTTACGTTTGGTACCGGATTCGTGTCAAATGAGGGAGCTGACTCATTTTCTTGGTTGCTGAGTGAGTTTGTCGATTGTATGGGTTTCGCACCTAAGTTGATAATTACCGACCAGGATTGGGGCATGAAACTTGCTATAGAACGGGTTCTAACTAGTACCAGGCATCGTTGGTGCATGTGGCACATAATGATGAAGCTTTCTGAAAAGGTTCCCAAAAGAATACTTCCCAACgaagagttgaagaaggatttgGACTCTTGCATATGGTCTGAATTGTTGGAGCCAGAGGAATTTGAAGAAACTTGGCTGAATATTGTCGACCAATATGGTTTACAAAATGAAGCTTGGTTCACAACCGTCAGTCAATGA